The proteins below are encoded in one region of Xenopus laevis strain J_2021 chromosome 8L, Xenopus_laevis_v10.1, whole genome shotgun sequence:
- the LOC108699595 gene encoding uncharacterized protein LOC108699595 isoform X2 — translation MFQTLKELNPLRFQLEWGKMDTKGYTPLIHLHGDRVTVASPDLKDKYYIFESQVANGICSLVINPTEMTDSGTYQVRLKIVGKLYEPVPSIDIQVENQDTDSRGLLDKTTVPPTTIASTAAATVSFEDEILQYINSSAKRETTTSIILGMLLVVGVIGLLIAVQQCMNRRPKNPAGDEENPSSDEENSSSDEKKPPVKTSKKGKDKKKKKKKKKKREKSESEKSSDESEESASSKSEESESD, via the exons ATGTTTCAAACACTGAAAGAACTCAACCCACTCAGATTCCAACTGGAATGGGGGAAAATGGATACGAAAGGTTACACGCCTCTAATCCACCTGCACGGAGACCGCGTGACAGTGGCATCGCCCGATTTGAAGGACAAATACTACATTTTTGAAAGCCAGGTGGCAAACGGGATCTGCTCTCTGGTGATTAATCCCACAGAGATGACAGACAGCGGCACTTATCAGGTCCGGCTGAAAATTGTAGGAAAGCTGTACGAGCCGGTTCCATCTATAGACATTCAAGTTGAGAATCAAGACACAG ATTCACGGGGATTGTTAGATAAAACGACTGTGCCCCCAACAACTATTGCATCAACAGCCGCAGCCACTGTCTCTTTTGAAGACGAGATCCTCCAATATATTAACTCAAGTGCTAAAAGGGAGACTACGACTAGTATAATCCTTGGAATGCTCCTTGTTGTAGGCGTAATAGGCTTACTAATAGCAGTCCAACAATG TATGAACAGAAGGCCAAAAAACCCGGCTGGTGACGAAGAAAACCCATCTAGTGATGAAGAAAACTCATCTAGTGATGAAAAAAAGCCACCAGTTAAGACTTCAAAGAAAGG GAAagataaaaagaagaagaagaagaagaagaagaaaagagaaaaaagcgAGTCAGAAAAGTCTTCTGATGAGAGTGAGGAAAGCGCGTCTAGTAAATCAGAAGAGAGTGAAAGTGACTAG
- the LOC108699595 gene encoding uncharacterized protein LOC108699595 isoform X1 — MYLNITNTMYHHLFIIIIGLFTLFMNTTSAVTVENFTLFKEKLTLKAHTINVIPCMFQTLKELNPLRFQLEWGKMDTKGYTPLIHLHGDRVTVASPDLKDKYYIFESQVANGICSLVINPTEMTDSGTYQVRLKIVGKLYEPVPSIDIQVENQDTDSRGLLDKTTVPPTTIASTAAATVSFEDEILQYINSSAKRETTTSIILGMLLVVGVIGLLIAVQQCMNRRPKNPAGDEENPSSDEENSSSDEKKPPVKTSKKGKDKKKKKKKKKKREKSESEKSSDESEESASSKSEESESD, encoded by the exons ATGTATCTTAATATAACTAATACAatgtatcatcatttatttatcatcaTAATCGgactatttactttatttatgaaTACCACATCAG CAGTGACGGTTGAGAATTTCACCTTATTTAAAGAGAAGCTGACGCTGAAGGCACATACAATCAATGTGATTCCATGTATGTTTCAAACACTGAAAGAACTCAACCCACTCAGATTCCAACTGGAATGGGGGAAAATGGATACGAAAGGTTACACGCCTCTAATCCACCTGCACGGAGACCGCGTGACAGTGGCATCGCCCGATTTGAAGGACAAATACTACATTTTTGAAAGCCAGGTGGCAAACGGGATCTGCTCTCTGGTGATTAATCCCACAGAGATGACAGACAGCGGCACTTATCAGGTCCGGCTGAAAATTGTAGGAAAGCTGTACGAGCCGGTTCCATCTATAGACATTCAAGTTGAGAATCAAGACACAG ATTCACGGGGATTGTTAGATAAAACGACTGTGCCCCCAACAACTATTGCATCAACAGCCGCAGCCACTGTCTCTTTTGAAGACGAGATCCTCCAATATATTAACTCAAGTGCTAAAAGGGAGACTACGACTAGTATAATCCTTGGAATGCTCCTTGTTGTAGGCGTAATAGGCTTACTAATAGCAGTCCAACAATG TATGAACAGAAGGCCAAAAAACCCGGCTGGTGACGAAGAAAACCCATCTAGTGATGAAGAAAACTCATCTAGTGATGAAAAAAAGCCACCAGTTAAGACTTCAAAGAAAGG GAAagataaaaagaagaagaagaagaagaagaagaaaagagaaaaaagcgAGTCAGAAAAGTCTTCTGATGAGAGTGAGGAAAGCGCGTCTAGTAAATCAGAAGAGAGTGAAAGTGACTAG